From Deltaproteobacteria bacterium, the proteins below share one genomic window:
- a CDS encoding GNAT family N-acetyltransferase: MPRTRQECLDWLRANPKDIESGQNVEIGLFRPEDAEGVARLYFAIYGDNFPMDYVYDPEQIAAANAGPDLYHFVGRTPRGEVVGVSALFRIAPNPKIMESGGLMILPEYRGGFLVMNLSKITLDIVPEKQNLAAVFAQSVCDHLMTQKLARRFGYHQFALELEAMPPRPEGSIDGVGGRISLLNELRIYRDAPHAVHLPACHAEFMGAAYAQWGLAREFHDGKPPEGATQSEVQRMDTAALVKLLVAAPGADLAEAIEAFEAGHPGRHAYHLHLPLAHAGTPAAVETARKHGYFYGGVLPMWTGTDVLMLQKLAVAPDFSLPRLLSDKARELMAYIQTDWAAVGR, encoded by the coding sequence ATGCCCCGCACACGACAGGAATGCCTGGACTGGCTCCGCGCCAACCCCAAGGACATCGAATCCGGACAAAATGTCGAAATCGGCCTGTTTCGGCCCGAGGACGCAGAAGGCGTGGCCCGACTTTATTTCGCCATCTACGGCGACAATTTCCCCATGGATTATGTCTATGATCCCGAACAGATCGCGGCCGCCAATGCCGGGCCGGACCTGTATCACTTCGTGGGCCGTACGCCGCGCGGCGAGGTGGTCGGGGTTTCGGCTCTGTTCCGGATCGCGCCCAATCCCAAAATCATGGAGAGCGGCGGGCTGATGATCCTGCCGGAATATCGGGGCGGATTTTTGGTCATGAACCTGTCCAAGATCACCCTGGACATCGTGCCAGAGAAACAGAACCTTGCCGCGGTATTCGCCCAAAGCGTGTGCGACCATCTCATGACCCAGAAGTTGGCCCGGCGTTTCGGCTACCATCAATTCGCCCTGGAACTCGAAGCCATGCCGCCACGGCCCGAGGGCAGCATCGACGGCGTCGGCGGGCGGATTTCCCTGTTGAACGAACTGCGCATCTACCGCGACGCCCCGCACGCGGTGCATCTTCCCGCGTGTCACGCGGAGTTCATGGGCGCGGCCTATGCGCAGTGGGGACTCGCGCGGGAATTTCATGACGGCAAACCCCCGGAGGGAGCGACCCAAAGCGAGGTCCAACGCATGGACACCGCAGCCCTGGTCAAACTCCTTGTCGCCGCGCCGGGCGCGGACCTGGCCGAGGCCATCGAAGCCTTCGAGGCGGGGCATCCCGGTCGCCATGCCTATCACCTGCACCTGCCCCTGGCCCACGCCGGAACACCGGCCGCCGTGGAAACAGCCAGAAAACACGGCTACTTTTACGGCGGAGTGCTGCCGATGTGGACCGGGACGGATGTCTTGATGCTGCAAAAGCTGGCCGTTGCCCCGGATTTTTCCCTGCCCCGGCTGCTTTCGGACAAGGCCAGGGAACTCATGGCCTATATCCAGACCGACTGGGCGGC